One genomic segment of Pseudoalteromonas sp. GCY includes these proteins:
- a CDS encoding M24 family metallopeptidase produces the protein MNVDYAARQQRLVNKLQQHQSDAIIIYGYENIVYLTGFTGHAATLLMSSNGQHRLITDYRYFERASDEAVGVEVILRNRDKETLPDCIFRLLDEPRQLAFEAHQISHADYVSLNISAKNTTLVAAPLWVESLRQVKDSYEINCIKRAAEIADSALAHTLPLLKVGITEREAAIELEYQMQKLGSEGLSFDTILLFGARSSLPHGNPGQTKLNLGDLVLIDFGAVISGYRSDMTRSYVLGEPTKQQQSIYDTVQHAQRAALALIKAGVNCIDLNNASHDVLSHSDFSQYAGEGLGHGVGLFLHEQPFIKPGVDHQLDAGNIITIEPGIYIPNYGGVRLEEDILVTENGFECLTHAPQVFQLTN, from the coding sequence ATGAATGTAGATTACGCAGCCAGACAGCAACGCTTAGTCAATAAATTACAACAACATCAAAGTGACGCTATCATTATTTATGGCTACGAGAATATTGTATATTTAACTGGCTTTACCGGTCATGCAGCAACATTGTTGATGTCTTCAAATGGGCAACACCGACTCATTACCGATTATCGTTACTTTGAGCGTGCTAGCGATGAAGCGGTGGGAGTAGAAGTTATTTTAAGAAATCGTGATAAAGAAACGTTACCTGATTGTATTTTTAGATTACTGGATGAGCCGCGACAGCTTGCATTTGAAGCGCATCAAATCAGTCACGCAGATTATGTCTCATTAAACATCAGCGCAAAAAATACCACGCTTGTTGCCGCGCCGCTTTGGGTGGAATCACTAAGACAAGTTAAAGATAGTTATGAAATTAACTGTATTAAACGTGCCGCCGAGATAGCTGACTCGGCGCTTGCCCATACACTGCCTTTGTTAAAAGTAGGGATCACTGAGCGAGAGGCGGCAATTGAGCTTGAGTATCAGATGCAAAAGCTAGGCTCCGAAGGTCTTTCTTTTGACACAATCCTATTATTTGGTGCACGTTCTTCCTTACCGCATGGAAACCCAGGACAGACAAAACTTAACCTAGGCGATTTGGTACTTATCGACTTTGGTGCGGTGATAAGCGGCTATCGCTCTGATATGACGCGAAGTTACGTGTTAGGGGAGCCTACAAAGCAACAACAATCCATTTATGACACGGTTCAACATGCGCAGCGAGCTGCGTTGGCGCTAATAAAAGCGGGCGTTAACTGCATAGATTTAAATAACGCATCACACGATGTGTTAAGTCATAGTGACTTTTCACAATACGCAGGTGAGGGACTTGGTCACGGTGTGGGGCTATTTCTACACGAGCAGCCGTTTATTAAACCTGGGGTAGATCACCAATTAGATGCTGGCAATATCATTACCATAGAGCCGGGTATTTACATTCCAAATTATGGTGGTGTGCGCTTGGAAGAAGATATATTAGTGACTGAAAATGGTTTTGAATGCTTAACCCACGCGCCACAAGTATTTCAGCTTACGAACTAA
- a CDS encoding TonB-dependent receptor, with amino-acid sequence MRNNKKTAQTLCKSLTASALALALGTTTAFAADGNSTVKGSIVNGQGLELSQAQLTFTHKTKGLKFAVQTNGKGEYILRNLPVGRYSVSINKAGFETVIEEDVELNIGQALILDAQLLQQGQDIERIAVTGTAIRRVDMASSTAGVTFTDAELKVMPVNTGFESIALLAPGTAEPGGSSFRGASSFGGSSSAENGYYFNGLNVTSIQTGLASIRLPWEAISQTQIKTGGISPEFGGALGGIVNAISKSGDNEFNLGAEVRVDPSSSHSYHDSNYLDNGTININTEQDYDSFKELQIWASGALIEDSLFYYGLYAPRREVNRWAGQTTFNDRSRDEDRWFAKLDWFINEDHSIGFSAMNNKREWTRQTYAYDWESDAIGDKQGVAAPGEDGGKVYSINYNGYFSDFFSVSAVVGRVTENVENIVASTMPGVWDEREGFVTLSSHTASGVSEQEFIRDQARIDFNIDLDYHSILFGVDYTKVTVDYFEGQNGLGDAEGWWTIKTAGEGSISGAALGQDYIERRVRTRTVDSEVNSLAFYVNDSWQVTDQLVLNLGLRYSQFENTVTDGRAFVDMDNQLAPRFQAIYDLNSDGESKVFFTYGRYFQPVSANMNITQGSASVEWFEYFDLDQVDSDGYPVLLSDGSPSRGDMLRDRRWRQRGITEPGLIASSTLKPMYSDELTLGYQTTVFDDMAFGIRAIYRDLGRSVEDTDVGPVLAKKLAELGIQDNVGQGSYYVLNNPGEAITMSYDFDGDGQVDEVTLSAEELALQQAVRKYLALEFTLEGNITDKLRINSSYTWSHSYGNTEGLVKTDNDQADPGWTTSYDYADLMDHGYGNLPNDHRHSIKVSGSYDITDELTLGLVARTSSGRPTNYFSKHPVGVDSCAPGNPWDACVSKYYGHVSHYDENGNPAPRGSVGNLPWATTVDLSLSYSTDIMGHDLLLKGTVYNLLNSDKALGINEQRSLDGANGLIVNPDYGITTLRQTERYASLVARFTF; translated from the coding sequence ATGCGTAATAACAAAAAAACAGCGCAAACACTGTGTAAATCACTCACAGCATCAGCACTTGCTCTAGCATTGGGGACTACTACTGCATTTGCTGCAGATGGCAATAGCACTGTGAAAGGGAGCATCGTTAATGGTCAAGGTCTTGAGTTATCGCAGGCTCAATTGACCTTTACACATAAAACTAAGGGGCTGAAGTTTGCTGTACAAACTAATGGCAAGGGCGAATACATTTTACGTAATCTGCCTGTTGGTCGTTACAGCGTGTCAATTAATAAAGCAGGATTTGAAACCGTTATTGAAGAGGATGTTGAGCTTAATATTGGACAGGCGCTGATCTTAGACGCTCAACTATTACAACAAGGACAGGATATAGAGCGGATAGCGGTGACTGGTACGGCTATCCGACGTGTTGATATGGCCTCGTCAACGGCTGGCGTAACCTTTACAGACGCAGAGCTTAAAGTTATGCCAGTAAACACCGGCTTTGAAAGTATTGCGTTACTCGCACCGGGTACTGCTGAACCTGGTGGTAGTTCATTTCGTGGTGCATCAAGCTTTGGCGGTTCTTCGTCAGCAGAAAATGGCTATTACTTTAATGGCCTAAATGTCACGAGTATTCAAACGGGTTTAGCTTCTATTCGCTTGCCTTGGGAAGCCATTTCGCAAACCCAAATCAAAACGGGGGGAATTAGCCCTGAATTTGGTGGCGCACTAGGGGGGATCGTTAATGCAATCTCTAAATCTGGTGATAACGAATTTAACTTAGGGGCGGAAGTGAGGGTCGATCCTTCATCAAGTCATAGTTATCACGACTCTAATTATCTAGATAATGGCACCATCAATATAAATACCGAGCAAGATTATGACTCGTTCAAAGAACTGCAAATCTGGGCGAGTGGCGCACTCATTGAAGACAGCTTATTTTACTATGGCCTGTATGCGCCTCGGCGAGAGGTTAATCGCTGGGCTGGGCAAACGACCTTCAATGACAGAAGCCGAGATGAAGACCGCTGGTTTGCAAAACTAGATTGGTTCATCAATGAAGACCACTCAATCGGCTTTTCAGCCATGAATAACAAAAGAGAATGGACGAGACAAACCTATGCCTATGATTGGGAAAGCGATGCGATTGGTGATAAACAAGGTGTAGCGGCTCCCGGTGAAGATGGCGGTAAGGTTTACAGCATCAACTATAATGGCTACTTTTCAGACTTCTTCTCGGTGTCTGCGGTAGTTGGTCGAGTCACAGAAAATGTAGAAAACATCGTTGCTTCAACTATGCCTGGTGTTTGGGATGAAAGAGAGGGGTTCGTTACCTTATCGAGCCACACGGCAAGCGGTGTCTCTGAGCAAGAATTTATCCGTGACCAAGCGAGAATAGATTTTAATATCGATTTGGACTACCACTCCATTCTGTTTGGTGTCGATTATACCAAAGTCACAGTAGATTATTTTGAAGGTCAAAATGGTCTTGGTGATGCAGAAGGCTGGTGGACTATTAAAACCGCTGGTGAAGGGAGTATTTCCGGTGCTGCGCTTGGTCAAGATTATATTGAACGCCGAGTGAGGACTAGGACGGTTGATTCTGAGGTTAACTCGCTTGCTTTCTACGTCAATGATTCTTGGCAAGTCACCGACCAACTCGTTTTAAATCTAGGCCTGCGTTATAGTCAGTTTGAAAATACCGTCACCGACGGCAGAGCGTTTGTTGATATGGATAACCAACTTGCGCCTAGATTTCAAGCGATTTATGACCTAAATAGTGATGGCGAATCCAAAGTTTTCTTTACTTACGGGCGATACTTTCAACCTGTGTCTGCCAACATGAACATCACTCAAGGCTCGGCTTCAGTAGAGTGGTTTGAGTATTTCGACCTAGATCAAGTAGACAGTGATGGCTATCCTGTTTTATTAAGTGATGGCTCGCCAAGTCGAGGGGACATGCTTCGAGATAGACGCTGGCGCCAACGCGGAATTACAGAGCCCGGTTTGATTGCTTCGTCCACCCTTAAGCCAATGTATTCTGATGAATTGACTTTAGGGTATCAGACCACAGTTTTTGACGACATGGCATTTGGGATTAGGGCGATTTATCGAGATCTTGGACGCAGTGTCGAAGATACGGATGTCGGCCCTGTACTTGCAAAGAAATTGGCTGAACTAGGTATTCAAGATAATGTCGGCCAGGGGTCTTACTATGTACTAAATAACCCAGGTGAAGCGATCACCATGAGTTATGACTTTGATGGCGATGGCCAAGTCGATGAAGTGACACTCAGTGCAGAAGAGCTTGCCCTGCAACAAGCTGTACGTAAATATCTGGCACTGGAATTTACCCTAGAAGGAAATATTACCGACAAGTTACGGATTAATTCTTCTTATACTTGGTCACATAGCTATGGTAATACAGAAGGTTTAGTGAAAACCGATAACGATCAGGCAGATCCAGGTTGGACAACTTCCTATGATTACGCGGATCTGATGGATCACGGGTATGGTAATTTGCCGAACGACCATCGCCATTCAATAAAAGTATCAGGTTCTTACGATATCACTGATGAGTTAACTCTAGGGCTGGTTGCAAGAACGTCATCAGGTCGCCCGACTAACTATTTCTCAAAACACCCTGTCGGTGTAGATAGCTGTGCGCCTGGTAACCCTTGGGATGCTTGCGTGAGTAAATATTACGGCCATGTTTCGCATTACGACGAAAATGGTAACCCAGCCCCTCGTGGTAGTGTAGGTAATCTTCCTTGGGCAACCACGGTAGACTTATCACTCAGTTACTCTACCGATATCATGGGACATGACTTGTTACTCAAGGGCACCGTTTATAACCTACTAAACAGTGATAAAGCGCTTGGGATCAATGAACAGCGATCTTTAGATGGTGCAAATGGCTTAATCGTTAATCCTGACTACGGCATTACAACGTTACGACAAACTGAGCGTTACGCGTCGTTGGTTGCAAGGTTTACATTCTAG
- a CDS encoding YgjV family protein codes for MFLLSQVLVTVAVLLDLASFQFMKRQQVLLALSLSTALTAIHFYLLDATAGALLMAVASLRYLVFIKSQSKRLLIGFLLLNTVPPLVHLNANYELYAVFGSVLLTLGAFIREQVVFRCVMMLGTVCWLIHNCYIGSPMAIVLESTFLVSNLIGLGRIYMKRKTSKLKAE; via the coding sequence ATGTTCTTATTATCTCAAGTTTTGGTTACTGTTGCTGTTTTACTCGATCTCGCCTCATTTCAATTTATGAAACGGCAGCAGGTGTTATTGGCACTAAGCTTGTCGACTGCACTTACCGCAATTCACTTCTATCTACTTGATGCTACGGCTGGTGCTTTGCTTATGGCGGTTGCGAGCCTCAGATATCTGGTGTTTATCAAGTCGCAGTCAAAGCGCTTACTTATTGGATTTCTACTACTCAATACAGTGCCACCTTTAGTACACTTAAATGCAAATTACGAACTTTATGCTGTTTTTGGCAGTGTTTTATTGACATTAGGTGCATTTATTCGCGAGCAGGTGGTATTTCGGTGTGTGATGATGTTAGGTACGGTGTGCTGGCTGATACATAATTGCTATATCGGATCACCTATGGCGATTGTGTTAGAAAGTACTTTTTTGGTGAGTAACTTGATTGGGCTAGGGCGAATATATATGAAACGTAAAACGAGTAAGTTGAAGGCTGAGTAA
- a CDS encoding sensor histidine kinase, producing MLLLLLLPSFPCAASFPEFSDTAQVMRRYDYNSGLSQVTITAITQDQLGYIWVGTQSGLNRFDGHDFVQFEVKQNSKHHLSGGFITSLCHSGKYIWVGTSTGLSIYDTEAGIFRSILAAQNEAVSSDRVKKVACYGESVTVSTEEGEAYRVNYQTLTPEKLYLTGKFVREVQETRDAFVYLNADGLVSQPKDKVGANILLEGEFKTLSLSHGRIFVVDADDKIISFDTQFNKVQWQKSVSAKVNLSIHQIKVRANEILVASNTGVFILDLQGNIKRHWYRRAEQYDGLQDNNVLSVQRDRNGDLWIGTESQGLHFFSQLSESFGHVGEQNFPHAPLGHPDVRNFALDSSERFWIGTSSGLYIYQKSSFIEAHRIFPSLSAIKGSFITQVKIYDDTLWVTTRGDGVVRYVLTQGEYSHLMPGSDNGPELSFNDVIEYQSQILVSSRTLGLMRYDEESQTLVQFFENRSDAPSHVSSFKVVGQDLWFGSIGEGLFKFSKGQLHNLTTQDGLKSNLVFMIDEDPWQRIWVASEAGISLVDKQMKVVRTIGEQEGLGNQAVWGLVYDDYEYMWLGTSGGLSRVNVMDFAIDNFLPIDGVQAHEFNYNAAWKAPDGRIFMGGAKGFNQFFPQNVSISNTARPILVSTIELLGEPLKPSLDGILTVAPELAGSLRLRYDQNIISLQYSSLDFGSEKLNFYYRIKGLSDKWLKLANGARQINLLQLEPGTYRVETYTINRFNMQSPVHEFSIYIAAPIWWNAYSKTLYTLVIVLIIAAFVRARQRRYQQVLRDNQKMSALQERLELSLWASGDELWDWHVESGKIYRYSVNPRIDFSELQDKLILNELDQFVHPKDCVLLEERLQSCVDGREDVYELSIRVKDQQGEWIWVLDRGKVVARDDNGRATRIAGALKDIADLKAHQQALQSLNEQLEIKVSMRTDELYKKNQKLEQAMFELKQAQEDLIESEKMASLGVVVAGVAHEINTPLGIAITALSHNEDCLSELVEKLENKTLKQKDLVTSIDAQQEGYLLISRNLQRAESLISNFKQVAVDQSSETERDINLLEYINDVFDSLKPLAKNKEVYLSIDGNADVNLSTYPGAVYQIMANLFNNSVIHGFEGSASGTVSVLVEATDSHWTIVYRDNGVGMDEAMQKTLFEPFVTTKRNQGGCGLGMHIVYNLVTQLLKGEIRCKTAKLQGVEITIKVPFKKITAEN from the coding sequence GTGTTGCTGCTATTGTTATTACCGAGCTTTCCTTGTGCCGCCAGTTTTCCCGAATTTAGCGATACGGCGCAGGTTATGAGGCGCTATGACTATAACTCTGGCCTCAGTCAGGTCACTATCACTGCCATTACGCAAGATCAACTCGGGTATATTTGGGTTGGCACACAATCTGGCCTAAATCGTTTTGATGGTCATGATTTTGTTCAATTTGAAGTAAAACAGAACTCCAAACATCATCTCTCCGGTGGCTTTATTACCTCACTATGCCACAGTGGCAAATATATCTGGGTTGGAACAAGTACTGGGCTTAGCATTTACGATACTGAAGCAGGGATCTTTCGCTCTATCTTAGCGGCGCAGAATGAGGCGGTTAGCTCCGATAGGGTAAAAAAAGTGGCCTGTTATGGTGAATCAGTCACTGTATCAACAGAAGAGGGCGAGGCTTACCGAGTTAACTACCAAACCTTAACGCCTGAAAAACTCTATTTAACCGGTAAATTTGTTCGTGAAGTCCAAGAAACAAGGGATGCGTTTGTTTACCTCAATGCAGATGGCTTAGTCAGTCAGCCAAAAGACAAAGTCGGAGCGAATATTTTGTTGGAAGGTGAGTTTAAAACATTGTCGCTTTCCCACGGACGGATATTTGTGGTTGATGCGGATGATAAAATCATTAGTTTCGACACTCAGTTTAATAAAGTGCAATGGCAAAAGTCGGTCAGCGCGAAAGTAAATCTCAGCATTCATCAAATTAAAGTAAGGGCGAATGAAATACTCGTTGCTTCCAATACGGGTGTGTTTATTTTAGACCTGCAAGGCAATATCAAACGCCATTGGTATCGTCGTGCAGAGCAATATGATGGACTACAAGACAACAATGTTTTGAGCGTTCAACGAGATAGAAATGGCGATTTATGGATTGGTACGGAATCTCAGGGGCTGCATTTTTTTAGTCAACTGAGCGAGTCGTTCGGGCATGTTGGTGAACAAAACTTTCCGCACGCCCCATTGGGGCATCCTGATGTTAGGAACTTCGCATTAGACAGTAGTGAGCGTTTTTGGATAGGTACGTCATCCGGTTTATATATTTATCAAAAATCGAGCTTTATCGAAGCGCATCGAATTTTCCCGAGTTTATCTGCAATCAAAGGAAGCTTTATCACTCAAGTAAAGATTTATGATGATACCTTGTGGGTAACAACAAGAGGAGATGGTGTTGTTAGATATGTCTTAACCCAAGGGGAATACAGCCATTTGATGCCAGGCTCTGATAATGGCCCCGAACTCAGTTTCAATGATGTCATCGAGTACCAGTCTCAAATCTTAGTGAGTTCAAGGACACTAGGCCTAATGAGGTACGACGAAGAGTCTCAAACTTTGGTTCAGTTTTTTGAAAATCGCTCAGATGCGCCTTCACATGTGTCGTCGTTTAAAGTGGTCGGGCAGGACTTATGGTTTGGCTCTATAGGTGAGGGCTTGTTCAAATTTAGTAAAGGTCAGCTTCATAACCTCACCACGCAGGATGGCTTAAAGTCGAATTTGGTTTTTATGATAGATGAAGATCCGTGGCAACGTATCTGGGTTGCAAGTGAAGCGGGTATTAGTTTAGTAGATAAACAAATGAAAGTTGTTCGTACTATTGGTGAGCAAGAAGGACTCGGGAACCAAGCCGTATGGGGGCTGGTTTATGATGACTATGAATATATGTGGCTTGGTACCAGTGGTGGGCTATCGCGCGTTAATGTTATGGATTTTGCCATTGATAATTTTCTACCCATTGACGGTGTGCAAGCCCATGAGTTTAACTACAATGCCGCGTGGAAAGCCCCTGATGGTCGAATTTTTATGGGCGGGGCCAAAGGCTTTAATCAATTTTTTCCTCAGAATGTATCAATTTCAAATACCGCGCGACCTATTTTGGTCTCCACAATCGAATTACTGGGCGAGCCATTAAAGCCAAGTCTCGATGGGATCCTCACGGTCGCACCAGAGCTTGCGGGTTCATTGCGGCTACGCTATGACCAAAATATTATATCGCTACAATATTCAAGCTTAGATTTTGGTTCTGAGAAGCTGAACTTTTATTACCGTATTAAAGGATTAAGCGACAAATGGTTAAAACTTGCAAATGGAGCACGGCAAATAAACTTACTCCAGCTTGAACCCGGCACCTATCGAGTAGAAACCTATACCATAAATCGTTTTAATATGCAGTCGCCCGTTCATGAATTTAGTATTTATATCGCCGCGCCAATTTGGTGGAATGCATACTCGAAAACTCTTTACACCTTAGTCATTGTGCTGATCATCGCTGCATTTGTTCGAGCGAGACAACGGCGCTATCAACAAGTACTGCGGGATAATCAGAAAATGTCAGCGTTACAAGAGCGGTTGGAGTTGTCGTTGTGGGCGAGTGGTGATGAACTTTGGGACTGGCATGTTGAGTCGGGTAAAATTTATCGCTACAGCGTGAATCCAAGGATCGACTTTAGTGAACTCCAAGATAAACTTATTCTCAATGAGCTTGACCAGTTTGTACACCCTAAGGATTGTGTGTTACTTGAGGAGCGCCTGCAATCCTGTGTAGACGGACGTGAAGACGTGTATGAACTGTCTATTCGAGTCAAAGATCAACAGGGTGAATGGATTTGGGTATTAGATAGAGGAAAGGTGGTGGCCCGAGATGACAATGGTAGAGCAACGCGGATAGCGGGGGCACTGAAAGATATTGCTGATTTGAAAGCACATCAACAAGCCTTGCAGTCGTTAAACGAGCAACTTGAGATAAAAGTCTCGATGCGAACCGATGAGCTTTATAAAAAGAATCAGAAACTTGAGCAAGCAATGTTTGAGTTAAAGCAAGCGCAAGAAGACTTGATTGAAAGTGAAAAAATGGCTTCTTTGGGTGTTGTGGTTGCGGGTGTCGCGCATGAAATCAACACCCCGTTAGGTATAGCTATCACTGCACTTTCGCATAATGAAGATTGTTTATCTGAGCTGGTAGAAAAGCTTGAGAATAAAACCCTTAAGCAAAAAGACTTGGTCACCTCCATCGATGCACAGCAAGAAGGCTATCTGCTGATCAGTCGCAATTTGCAAAGAGCAGAAAGCCTTATTAGTAACTTTAAGCAAGTCGCAGTAGATCAATCCAGTGAGACGGAGCGTGATATTAACCTGCTTGAATATATCAATGATGTATTCGATTCACTAAAACCATTGGCTAAAAATAAAGAAGTATATTTGTCTATAGATGGGAATGCTGATGTAAATCTCTCCACCTATCCAGGCGCGGTTTATCAAATAATGGCAAACCTATTTAACAATTCCGTTATCCATGGCTTTGAGGGGAGTGCCTCTGGCACGGTCAGCGTGTTAGTCGAGGCGACTGATAGCCACTGGACTATTGTATACCGGGACAATGGTGTCGGCATGGACGAAGCAATGCAAAAGACCTTATTTGAGCCATTTGTAACCACAAAACGTAATCAAGGCGGATGCGGATTAGGCATGCATATTGTTTATAATTTGGTAACGCAACTTTTAAAAGGCGAGATCCGCTGTAAAACGGCGAAATTACAAGGTGTCGAAATTACGATAAAAGTACCGTTTAAGAAAATAACGGCTGAAAATTAA
- a CDS encoding alkaline phosphatase D family protein — MVAQLNQLPQVLMGPLVRRAEQNKICIQIVTCEAVDISASLLAHQCRCEVETFQLGAACFLHFLMICSEEALPTAQLLEYQVLINGAAYKPDYLRYGEELSFAIPAKLNQILHGSCRNPHHHAKDSLHTADQWQEQQRELGELGADLCIFSGDQIYADDVAGAMLLAIHQLIARLGLFKETKLPMHLPADQQAQLYHRHLYLPKTPWQERSKFSPGYWFRKDEPHFSSVKAFNHLIFFEEFVACYLLNFSHLAWQLVNFDALHYDGGNDKVRRIFESELDALKGFVDTLPSAERLCANVPVLMMFDDHDVTDDWNLTAKWEQAIANHKVSRRIISNGIISYWLFQGIGNDAFEYSGALTSGFNSSLIDNEWHFSAFDKQVRRFTHWHYCLDTFPKVVVLDTRTHRWRNEQDFNEPSGLLDWEMLMELQDTLIDHNAVLMVSPAPVFGVKAIETIQAIFNTCGEPLMVDVENWMAHEGAAKKLIEIFKRPDTPKETIILSGDVHYSFCFSVQARFGRHDNRIWQLTASGIKNEFPKPLINILDKMDTILYAKYSPLNLFTKRWQLSVSKHPSSLKKHGYLVSDSAISLVTLENGLLEKYELLHGTGIHSHFEL; from the coding sequence ATGGTAGCACAACTTAATCAGCTACCTCAGGTGTTGATGGGCCCGCTGGTTCGCCGAGCTGAGCAGAATAAAATTTGCATCCAGATTGTTACTTGTGAAGCCGTGGACATCTCGGCTTCGCTATTGGCCCATCAATGTCGATGTGAGGTTGAGACATTTCAGCTCGGTGCAGCCTGCTTTTTGCATTTTTTGATGATATGCAGCGAAGAGGCATTGCCTACAGCGCAATTGCTCGAGTATCAAGTGCTCATTAACGGTGCTGCGTATAAGCCAGATTATCTGCGCTACGGAGAAGAGCTTAGCTTTGCGATACCTGCTAAACTGAATCAAATATTACATGGCTCATGCCGTAACCCGCATCACCATGCAAAAGACAGTCTACATACTGCGGATCAGTGGCAGGAGCAGCAACGCGAGCTTGGTGAGTTAGGTGCTGACTTGTGTATTTTTTCTGGCGATCAGATCTATGCAGATGATGTTGCTGGTGCCATGTTGTTGGCTATTCACCAACTTATAGCAAGGCTAGGTTTGTTTAAAGAAACCAAATTGCCAATGCACCTACCTGCTGATCAACAAGCCCAGCTTTACCATCGTCACTTATATCTACCGAAGACGCCATGGCAGGAACGCTCAAAGTTTTCACCGGGCTACTGGTTTCGAAAGGATGAACCGCACTTTTCTAGTGTTAAGGCCTTTAATCACCTAATTTTCTTCGAAGAATTTGTCGCCTGTTATCTGTTAAACTTCTCTCATCTTGCTTGGCAGTTGGTTAACTTTGATGCGCTTCATTATGACGGTGGCAACGACAAAGTTAGGCGAATATTTGAGTCCGAACTTGACGCCCTCAAAGGCTTTGTTGATACGTTGCCTAGTGCTGAGCGGTTGTGTGCGAACGTGCCCGTTCTGATGATGTTTGATGACCATGATGTGACCGATGATTGGAACTTGACGGCTAAATGGGAACAGGCAATTGCAAACCACAAAGTGAGTCGCCGCATAATCAGTAATGGCATCATTAGCTATTGGCTGTTTCAAGGCATTGGTAATGATGCGTTTGAGTATAGCGGTGCGCTGACATCAGGTTTTAATTCAAGCCTGATTGACAATGAATGGCACTTTTCGGCGTTTGACAAACAAGTTCGTCGATTCACACATTGGCACTATTGTTTAGATACTTTTCCAAAAGTGGTGGTGTTAGATACCCGTACACATCGCTGGCGTAATGAACAGGATTTCAATGAACCAAGTGGTTTACTCGACTGGGAAATGTTGATGGAGCTGCAAGACACGCTTATTGACCACAATGCAGTATTGATGGTAAGCCCTGCGCCAGTATTTGGGGTAAAGGCAATCGAAACCATACAAGCCATATTTAACACCTGTGGTGAGCCATTGATGGTGGATGTGGAAAATTGGATGGCACATGAAGGAGCTGCGAAAAAGCTCATTGAAATTTTTAAGCGTCCAGATACACCTAAAGAAACAATTATACTCTCCGGCGATGTACATTATTCGTTTTGCTTTTCGGTTCAGGCACGTTTTGGTCGTCATGATAACCGCATTTGGCAGTTAACTGCATCAGGGATAAAAAATGAATTTCCAAAGCCGCTTATCAATATTTTAGATAAGATGGACACGATTTTATATGCCAAATATAGTCCTCTGAATCTCTTTACGAAACGTTGGCAGCTATCTGTAAGTAAGCATCCTTCATCGCTAAAAAAACATGGCTATTTGGTGTCTGATTCTGCGATTAGCTTAGTAACGCTTGAAAACGGCTTACTAGAAAAGTATGAGCTACTGCACGGCACGGGGATCCACAGTCATTTTGAGTTATAA
- a CDS encoding TatD family hydrolase, which produces MIVDSHCHLDRLDFEKLGLSLEEVLSNARQKQVEHFLCVSVTLDQFPSMLEKIAHFDDVSASCGVHPLDQKDKLDVERLMQLASNDKVVAIGETGLDYYYSKDTHQVQQESFAGHIDVANQLQKPLIIHTRDAKADTIDIMRAHNAQNCGGVLHCFTEDWPMAKQALDLGFYISISGIVTFKNATALQEVVKQIPMDRLLIETDSPYLAPVPHRGKTNQPAYVQDVAYYIADLKGVSYKALAEQTTNNFYSLFNLVKRQDGSTT; this is translated from the coding sequence ATGATTGTAGACTCTCACTGTCATTTAGATAGACTCGATTTTGAAAAGTTAGGCCTAAGCCTTGAAGAAGTACTCAGCAACGCGAGACAAAAACAAGTAGAACACTTTTTATGCGTTAGCGTGACGCTAGACCAATTTCCATCCATGTTAGAAAAAATAGCCCATTTTGATGATGTTTCTGCATCTTGTGGGGTACATCCTCTGGATCAAAAAGATAAATTGGATGTTGAAAGGCTAATGCAACTGGCGAGTAATGATAAAGTCGTTGCTATTGGTGAAACGGGATTAGATTATTATTATTCAAAAGATACGCATCAGGTACAGCAAGAAAGCTTTGCTGGACATATCGATGTGGCTAATCAGCTGCAAAAACCACTGATCATTCATACTCGTGATGCAAAAGCCGACACGATAGACATCATGCGTGCCCACAATGCGCAAAATTGCGGTGGTGTGTTGCACTGTTTTACCGAAGATTGGCCGATGGCAAAGCAGGCACTAGACCTTGGTTTTTACATTTCAATCTCAGGTATCGTGACATTTAAAAATGCGACGGCGCTTCAGGAAGTCGTTAAGCAAATCCCCATGGACCGATTGCTTATTGAAACCGACTCACCTTATCTTGCGCCTGTACCGCATCGTGGCAAAACTAACCAGCCTGCTTATGTACAAGATGTTGCATATTATATTGCTGACTTAAAAGGAGTGAGCTACAAAGCGCTTGCAGAGCAAACCACGAATAACTTTTACTCTTTATTTAATTTGGTGAAACGCCAAGATGGTAGCACAACTTAA